One window of the Candidatus Hydrogenedentota bacterium genome contains the following:
- a CDS encoding acyltransferase — MQTAPAPETRSGREDYLDHLRVFLTALVVCHHQAIAFGAPGGWYYVAAAPGDIVSLVVMTLFVAVNQAYFMSLLFFVSAYFTRMSLLKKGVPAFVKGRAIRLLVPLAVFFFLLNPSVIHLARFFRGEAEAGYAAFMLKEGWRHFGFGPMWFVFALILFTAGYLACAGCRKSDPARRPLPGNFSVFVFVLSIGVITFLVRLMVPLGTEVIGLQLGYFPLYICMFAFGIVAHGSGWLDHLGARQANAWFALALAAMVLLPVIVVLGGALKDNGDAFRGGLSWQAFAYAAWEPFICVGVSMKLVCFFRERLGRANTLAGRLSKSSYAVYIIHPFFVVTATFLAKDLPLPPLAVVLFVCPLVLVATFACANLLRQAPVLNKIL, encoded by the coding sequence ATGCAGACTGCACCGGCGCCGGAAACGCGATCCGGCCGCGAGGATTACCTCGATCATCTGCGCGTATTCCTGACGGCGCTGGTCGTGTGCCATCATCAGGCGATCGCCTTTGGCGCGCCGGGCGGCTGGTATTACGTGGCGGCCGCGCCGGGCGACATCGTTTCGCTTGTGGTCATGACGCTTTTCGTGGCGGTAAACCAGGCGTATTTCATGAGCCTGCTGTTTTTCGTGTCGGCGTATTTCACGCGCATGTCGCTGTTGAAAAAAGGCGTGCCGGCTTTCGTGAAAGGCCGCGCGATCCGGCTGCTTGTCCCATTGGCCGTGTTTTTCTTCCTGCTCAATCCCTCGGTAATCCATCTCGCGCGTTTCTTTCGGGGAGAAGCCGAGGCCGGTTATGCCGCATTCATGCTCAAGGAGGGCTGGCGCCATTTCGGGTTTGGGCCGATGTGGTTCGTTTTCGCGCTCATCCTCTTCACGGCGGGGTATCTGGCCTGCGCCGGATGCCGAAAAAGCGATCCCGCACGACGTCCGCTGCCCGGCAATTTTTCCGTGTTTGTCTTTGTACTGTCCATCGGCGTGATCACTTTCCTTGTGCGCCTGATGGTTCCCTTGGGCACCGAAGTGATCGGCCTGCAACTCGGCTATTTTCCCTTGTATATCTGCATGTTCGCTTTCGGGATCGTCGCCCACGGATCCGGATGGCTTGACCATCTGGGCGCACGCCAGGCAAACGCATGGTTCGCTTTGGCGCTGGCCGCCATGGTCCTGTTGCCCGTAATCGTGGTGCTTGGCGGCGCGCTGAAGGACAACGGCGACGCCTTCCGGGGCGGGCTGTCCTGGCAGGCGTTCGCCTATGCCGCATGGGAACCGTTTATTTGCGTGGGCGTCTCGATGAAACTCGTGTGTTTCTTTCGCGAAAGGCTGGGCCGCGCCAACACCCTTGCCGGACGTCTTTCCAAGAGTTCCTACGCCGTCTATATCATCCATCCTTTTTTCGTTGTTACAGCCACGTTTCTTGCCAAGGATCTTCCTTTGCCGCCGCTGGCGGTCGTCCTGTTTGTTTGCCCCTTGGTTCTTGTTGCGACATTTGCCTGCGCCAATCTCCTTCGCCAGGCGCCGGTCCTGAACAAAATCCTGTGA
- a CDS encoding YgiQ family radical SAM protein — MGLEQPDMPPLSRAECARLGWKEIDILIVTGDALVDHPAFGAALLARWLIAHGYRTGIVAQPRWTDTGDIAALGRPRLFAGVTAGALDSMLAHYTAFRKKRRDDAYTPGGRSGARPNRATIVYAGLVRQAFPGLPVVVGGIEASLRRATHYDFWSDSFRRSILLDSKADWLVCGMAERALLDLARAMEAGGPVAPSTLRGVAWAESKPCPPPGDFADAETLPSHEDIAADPRRLMAATLAFERQTHNGGPWLAQSSGGRRVWFAPPAAPLAPAELDALYALPFSRRAHPRYAEPVPALETVQFSITAHRGCAGGCTFCSLALHQGRRIQSRGAESIAAEAGRMTRHPDWRGSVTDVGGPSANMWGARCLREGHPCRRASCLTPAICPHFACDQHAAAHLLDTLARIPGVRHVRVASGIRHDLALRDPDYLQALTARHTGGQLKLAPEHCRENVLRLMRKPPFDRFERFMEIFQNLSRESGKEQYIVPYLMSAFPGCTDEDMRALARWLESKGWKPRQVQCFIPTPGTVATAMYCAGIAPDGRPIPVARTDAERLRQHRILVCRRGA, encoded by the coding sequence ATGGGTCTCGAACAGCCCGACATGCCGCCACTTTCGCGGGCGGAATGCGCCCGGTTGGGCTGGAAGGAAATAGATATCCTAATTGTCACGGGCGACGCCCTCGTGGATCATCCCGCATTCGGCGCAGCGCTGCTGGCCCGCTGGCTCATCGCCCACGGATATCGCACGGGCATCGTCGCCCAGCCGCGATGGACGGACACCGGGGACATCGCGGCGCTGGGGCGTCCACGGCTCTTCGCGGGGGTCACGGCGGGCGCGCTTGACTCGATGCTCGCCCACTATACCGCGTTCCGCAAAAAACGGCGCGACGACGCCTATACGCCGGGCGGACGCTCCGGAGCACGGCCCAATCGCGCCACGATCGTCTATGCGGGCCTTGTGCGCCAGGCCTTTCCCGGCCTGCCGGTGGTTGTCGGCGGCATCGAAGCCTCCCTGCGCCGCGCGACGCACTACGATTTCTGGTCGGATTCGTTCCGGCGGTCGATCCTGCTTGACAGCAAGGCCGACTGGCTCGTCTGCGGCATGGCGGAACGCGCCCTCCTCGACCTTGCGCGCGCGATGGAAGCCGGCGGACCTGTCGCCCCCTCCACGTTACGCGGCGTCGCCTGGGCCGAATCGAAACCGTGTCCGCCTCCCGGCGATTTTGCGGACGCCGAAACACTGCCTTCGCACGAGGACATCGCCGCCGATCCGCGCCGGTTGATGGCGGCCACGCTGGCGTTCGAGCGACAGACACACAACGGCGGTCCATGGCTGGCGCAATCTTCCGGCGGACGCCGGGTCTGGTTCGCACCGCCCGCCGCGCCGCTGGCGCCCGCCGAACTGGATGCATTATACGCCCTCCCATTCTCGCGCCGCGCCCACCCCCGATATGCCGAACCCGTGCCGGCGCTTGAAACGGTCCAATTCAGCATCACCGCGCATCGCGGCTGTGCGGGCGGCTGCACGTTCTGCTCGCTGGCGCTCCACCAAGGCCGCCGCATCCAGTCGCGCGGCGCGGAATCCATCGCCGCCGAAGCCGGGCGCATGACGCGCCATCCGGACTGGCGCGGCAGCGTGACGGATGTCGGCGGACCTTCCGCGAACATGTGGGGGGCGCGTTGTTTGCGCGAAGGGCATCCCTGCCGGCGCGCCAGTTGCCTGACCCCGGCTATTTGCCCGCATTTCGCGTGCGATCAACACGCCGCCGCGCATCTGCTCGACACGCTGGCGCGCATTCCCGGCGTGCGGCACGTCCGCGTGGCCAGCGGCATCCGGCACGACCTCGCCCTGCGCGACCCGGACTACCTGCAAGCGCTAACGGCGCGCCACACGGGCGGCCAGTTGAAACTCGCGCCCGAACATTGCCGCGAAAACGTGTTGCGCCTCATGCGCAAGCCGCCCTTTGACCGTTTTGAGCGGTTCATGGAGATTTTCCAGAACCTTTCGCGCGAGTCGGGCAAGGAGCAGTACATCGTTCCATATCTGATGAGCGCCTTTCCCGGATGCACCGACGAGGACATGCGCGCACTTGCCCGGTGGCTCGAATCGAAGGGCTGGAAACCCCGCCAGGTGCAGTGCTTCATCCCGACGCCCGGCACTGTCGCCACCGCCATGTACTGTGCCGGCATCGCCCCCGACGGCCGCCCCATCCCCGTTGCGCGCACCGACGCCGAACGCCTCCGGCAACACCGGATTCTGGTTTGCCGTCGCGGCGCGTAA